A single Longimicrobiaceae bacterium DNA region contains:
- a CDS encoding helix-turn-helix domain-containing protein codes for MRRALPEVRESEEKLREMLAKTRDAKRQRRVHLLVLIRSGEVRTREAAARHLGVHRNSVSDWLAEYEARGLEGMLEIGKPGARPGQKVLTPAVLRQLKERLDGEGFGSYGEIKAWLAREFELEIPYGTVYGLVRFRLASKLKRARPRHVKKRRRGRCLPPLAEAARRAPDRLLPPAGPLLLRRRDAPGPS; via the coding sequence ATGCGCCGAGCGTTGCCGGAGGTTCGCGAGTCTGAGGAGAAGCTGCGGGAGATGCTGGCGAAGACGCGGGACGCGAAACGTCAGCGCAGGGTCCACCTCCTGGTCCTGATCCGCTCGGGCGAGGTGCGGACGCGGGAGGCCGCCGCGCGGCACCTGGGAGTGCACCGCAACAGCGTCAGCGACTGGCTGGCGGAGTACGAGGCCCGCGGGCTGGAAGGGATGCTGGAGATCGGGAAGCCGGGTGCCCGGCCGGGACAGAAGGTGCTCACTCCCGCCGTGCTGAGGCAGCTGAAGGAGCGCCTGGATGGTGAAGGCTTCGGCAGCTACGGGGAGATCAAGGCGTGGCTGGCGCGTGAGTTCGAACTGGAGATCCCGTACGGGACCGTGTATGGCCTGGTGCGGTTCCGGCTGGCCAGCAAGCTGAAGCGGGCACGGCCGCGGCATGTAAAAAAACGCCGTCGCGGGCGCTGCCTTCCCCCTCTGGCTGAAGCGGCTCGTCGCGCTCCTGATCGCCTTCTCCCCCCTGCCGGTCCGCTGCTTCTTCGAAGACGAGACGCGCCTGGGCCTTCATGA
- a CDS encoding IS630 family transposase, translated as MGLHDSQTRRRITARGVKPIQPMLPRYQYLWFYGAVEPATGESFFLELPALDTKCFQAFLDEFSRAYPDTLNLLVLDGAPAHIARALVIPENVYLARLPPYSPELNPVERVWQDLRKRMGDALPPSLDALAESAAAALRSYTCHALASLTNYGYPSLLKMHIEF; from the coding sequence CTGGGCCTTCATGACTCCCAGACGCGGCGGCGCATCACGGCCCGCGGGGTGAAGCCGATCCAGCCGATGCTCCCGCGCTACCAGTACCTCTGGTTCTACGGCGCAGTCGAACCCGCCACGGGTGAGTCGTTCTTCCTTGAGTTGCCCGCCCTCGACACGAAGTGCTTCCAAGCGTTCCTGGACGAGTTCTCTCGCGCCTACCCCGACACCCTGAACCTGCTGGTGCTCGACGGAGCGCCGGCGCACATCGCGCGGGCGCTCGTCATTCCGGAGAACGTGTATCTCGCGCGGCTGCCACCCTACTCACCCGAGCTGAACCCGGTCGAGCGCGTGTGGCAGGACCTACGCAAGCGCATGGGAGACGCGCTCCCCCCAAGCCTTGACGCCCTTGCCGAGTCCGCCGCGGCTGCCCTGCGCAGCTACACCTGCCATGCACTCGCCTCGCTCACCAACTACGGCTACCCCAGTCTCCTGAAAATGCACATAGAATTTTAG